The Williamwhitmania taraxaci genome includes a region encoding these proteins:
- a CDS encoding AMP-binding protein — MEQSFVAHIEKSIKQNWTLPALSDYKGITYTYEDLARKIAKIHIIFEKTGIKKGDRIALVGRNSANWAVTFLAITSYGAVVVPILHEFKPDNVHHIVNHSEAMVLFVGDVIWENLNEAQMPNVKCIISVADFSILHENTPFSVRDIHAKLDSDYSLKYPKGISPDEVIYHRDKPEELGVINYTSGTSGFSKGVMLPFRSLTSNLLFAIQVLPLEPAGKMVSILPMAHAYGSAFEFIYPITRGCHINFLTRTPSPKIILDAFGELKPKVVLSVPLIIEKIYKKSVLEAISKPSIKLLLKIPLIDRRICKKINEKLTSIFGGEFYEVVIGGAALNPEVERFLKKIEFRYTVGYGMTECGPIITYDSWNTNKLYSTGKAAPGMEIKIDSDDSENLVGEILVRGENVMLGYYRNEEATTAAFTADGWMRTGDLGIIDADGYLFIKGRCKNMILGPSGQNIFPEEIEGKVNNLPFVQESLVVESNGKLIALIYPDYETADKHGLTIHDIEKKMEENRIETNKDLPAYSQISSVKLYPEEFEKTPKRSIKRFLYQPQVQ; from the coding sequence ATGGAGCAGAGCTTTGTTGCCCATATCGAAAAAAGTATAAAACAGAACTGGACTCTTCCGGCTCTGAGCGACTATAAGGGCATTACCTACACCTATGAGGATTTGGCTCGAAAGATTGCCAAAATACATATCATCTTTGAAAAAACAGGAATTAAAAAAGGTGATAGAATTGCCCTTGTAGGACGCAATTCTGCAAACTGGGCTGTTACTTTTCTTGCTATTACTAGCTATGGGGCCGTTGTTGTTCCTATTCTTCATGAATTTAAACCAGATAACGTTCATCACATTGTAAACCATTCCGAGGCAATGGTTCTTTTTGTTGGCGATGTGATTTGGGAAAACCTCAATGAAGCTCAAATGCCGAATGTTAAATGCATTATCTCTGTTGCAGACTTCAGCATTCTCCACGAAAACACACCATTCTCCGTTCGAGATATTCATGCTAAACTTGATTCTGACTATTCACTGAAATACCCAAAAGGTATTTCCCCCGACGAGGTAATATACCACCGTGATAAACCAGAGGAACTTGGGGTAATAAACTATACTTCAGGAACATCTGGGTTTTCGAAAGGGGTAATGCTACCTTTCCGAAGTCTGACATCCAACTTGCTTTTTGCTATACAGGTGCTTCCGCTCGAGCCGGCAGGAAAAATGGTAAGCATTCTTCCAATGGCTCACGCCTATGGCTCTGCTTTCGAGTTTATCTACCCCATTACCAGAGGGTGCCATATAAATTTCTTGACACGAACACCATCACCAAAGATTATCCTCGATGCGTTTGGGGAACTAAAGCCAAAAGTTGTGCTTTCCGTTCCGCTTATCATCGAAAAAATCTATAAAAAAAGTGTTCTAGAGGCAATTAGTAAGCCGTCCATAAAATTGCTCCTTAAGATTCCCCTCATCGACCGCAGAATTTGCAAGAAGATAAACGAGAAGTTAACCTCAATATTTGGCGGCGAATTCTACGAAGTTGTAATTGGGGGAGCAGCCCTAAATCCCGAGGTGGAGCGTTTTCTTAAAAAAATTGAGTTTCGCTATACCGTTGGCTACGGCATGACCGAGTGTGGACCAATAATTACCTACGATTCGTGGAATACGAACAAGCTATACTCCACCGGAAAGGCAGCGCCCGGAATGGAGATAAAGATTGACTCTGACGATTCGGAAAATCTGGTAGGCGAAATCCTTGTACGTGGCGAAAACGTTATGCTGGGATATTATAGGAACGAGGAAGCAACTACAGCTGCCTTTACTGCAGACGGTTGGATGCGCACTGGCGATCTTGGAATAATCGATGCCGATGGCTATCTGTTTATTAAAGGTCGTTGCAAAAATATGATACTAGGCCCTTCTGGTCAGAATATCTTCCCCGAAGAGATTGAGGGTAAAGTAAACAATTTACCATTTGTTCAGGAATCACTCGTTGTAGAAAGCAACGGGAAACTCATTGCCCTTATTTATCCCGACTACGAGACGGCAGATAAGCATGGGCTTACCATTCACGATATAGAAAAGAAAATGGAGGAAAACCGCATCGAAACAAATAAAGACCTACCTGCCTATAGCCAAATTTCTTCGGTGAAACTATATCCGGAAGAGTTCGAAAAAACACCCAAGCGCAGTATTAAACGGTTTCTATACCAACCACAGGTCCAATAA
- a CDS encoding ATP-binding cassette domain-containing protein yields MSIEVQNISKLYGTQKALDSVSFSVKSGEVVGFLGPNGAGKSTLMKTLMGVINPSEGSAFINGIDVTVNPYAIKAITGYLPEHNPLYLEMYVKEFLMFIGKVHKVHNLTQRVQYLIDQVGIGVECHKKIGMLSKGYRQRIGLAQALIHDPEVLILDEPTTGLDPNQILEIRKLIIEVGKTKTILLSSHIMQEVEAICSKVIILSKGKIVANENQDYLKTHTGKGVTTTFVEFLEETNTSVFNGLPGIELVEKVGKTGWLITSASTIDPRPTLFNMAVSNNLTIITLQLHEKHLEDVFRELTSEN; encoded by the coding sequence ATGTCAATCGAAGTTCAAAACATCTCCAAACTATACGGAACTCAGAAAGCACTTGATTCCGTCTCCTTTTCAGTAAAATCTGGGGAAGTAGTCGGATTTCTTGGTCCCAATGGAGCCGGCAAATCGACCCTCATGAAAACCCTTATGGGTGTGATAAACCCCTCGGAAGGTTCAGCTTTTATTAATGGTATTGACGTAACGGTAAATCCCTATGCTATTAAGGCAATAACGGGTTACCTACCGGAACATAATCCGCTCTACCTTGAGATGTACGTTAAGGAGTTTTTAATGTTTATAGGAAAAGTGCATAAGGTTCACAATCTAACCCAGCGGGTGCAATACCTTATCGATCAGGTAGGTATAGGAGTCGAATGCCATAAAAAGATTGGAATGCTAAGCAAGGGATATCGCCAGCGAATTGGCCTTGCACAAGCGCTGATACATGATCCAGAGGTGCTTATTTTGGATGAACCAACAACTGGACTTGATCCAAATCAAATTCTGGAAATCCGAAAATTAATTATAGAGGTGGGAAAAACAAAAACCATCCTACTTTCATCCCATATCATGCAAGAAGTAGAGGCAATTTGCTCCAAGGTGATAATTCTGAGTAAGGGAAAAATTGTAGCTAATGAAAATCAGGATTACCTCAAGACGCACACAGGAAAAGGCGTGACAACAACCTTTGTAGAGTTTCTTGAAGAGACGAACACTTCCGTTTTTAATGGCCTTCCCGGTATTGAATTGGTTGAGAAAGTTGGCAAAACTGGTTGGTTGATTACCTCCGCATCAACGATAGATCCAAGACCAACACTGTTTAATATGGCCGTTAGTAACAACCTAACTATAATAACACTGCAGCTACATGAAAAACATCTTGAAGATGTTTTCAGAGAACTCACTTCTGAGAATTAA